A stretch of DNA from Acidimicrobiia bacterium:
CATGCCGCAGTTGCGCCGCAACATCGGCTGTGTGTTCCAGGACTTCAAGCTGCTCCCGAACAAGACGGTGTACGAGAACGTCGCGTTCGCGCTCGAGGTCATCGGCCGTCCGCGCTCGGTCGTGCGCACGCAGGTGCCGCAGATCCTCGATCTCGTCGGCCTCGCGAAGAAGTCGCACAGCTTCCCGGGCGAGCTGTCCGGTGGTGAGCAGCAGCGCGTGTCGATCGCGCGCGCCTTCGTCAACCGCCCGCTCATCCTCCTCGCCGACGAGCCCACGGGGAACCTCGACCCTGCGACCACCGTCGGCATCATGCGTTTGCTCGATCGCATCAACCGCACCGGCACGACCGTCGTGATGGCGACGCACGATCAGCGCATCGTCGACGCGATGCGCCGGCGCGTCATCGAGCTCGATCACGGCATGCTCGTGCGCGACCAGGCGCGTGGCGTCTACGGAGTCGGAACCTGACGTGAGTCGCCTGAAGTACTTCGTGCGCGAGACGCTCGTCTCGTTGCGTCGCAACGTCATGATGACGATCGCCGGCATCATGACCGTGTTCATCTCGCTGATGCTGTTCGGCGGCATCCTCGTCGTCGTGCGCGCCGTCGATCACGGCACGTCGACCTGGCGCCACAACGTCGAGCTCGAAGTGTGGATGAACGTGAAGTCGACGCAACCCGAGATCGACGCGATCCAGGCCGATCTCAAGGCCGACCCGCAGGTGAAGTCGACCCACTTCGTGAGCCACGAAGAAGCGTGGAAGATCTTCAAGCAGATCGAGCACGACAACAAGACGCTGCTCGAGAGCGTCGGCCCGAACGACCTTCCGGTCTCGTTCCTCGTGGTGCCGACGGACGCGAAGTTCACGGCGCAGGTGGCGAGCCGCTTCATCGGCCGCAACGGCGTGCACGACGTCACGACGGCCGACAAGCAGGTGAAGGCGCTCCTCAACGGCATCCGCATCGTGCGCGACCTGTTCTTCGCGATGGCCGCGGTGTTGCTCGCGGCGTCGGTGTTCCTGATCGTGAACACGATCCGGCTCGCGACCTACGCGCGCAGACGCGAGATCGAGGTGATGAAGCTCGTCGGAGCTTCGAACTGGTTCGTGCGCGTGCCGTTCCTCGCGGAGGGCTTCGTGCAGGGCGCGATCGGCGCGGGCCTCGCGTTCGGCGGGGTGTACCTGCTCGAGTCGTGGCTCGGTGGCGTGCTGTCGCGCAGCCGCAACCTCTTCTCGACCTTCTACCTCACCTCGACCGACGCGCTCTCGATCGGCATCATCGTGCTGGTGATCGGCATCGCGATCGGAACCATCGGCTCGATGATCGGGATCCGCCGTTTCCTCGAGGCCTAACTCTCTGGTCGCGCTCGCTGCGAGGCGGGATACCCGCCTCGTGGGCGCTCGCCGCTCCTGACGCCTCAGCCGACAGGCGCGTTCCGGTGGGAACGCGCCTGTCGAACGCCGAGCGGGTGCTTACTTGTTGGGCTGCGGGGTGACGCGGAGGTAGGGCTTGAGCGCCTTCCAGCCCTTCGGGAACTTCGTCTTCGCGTCTTCGTCGGAGACGGTTCCGGCGATGATGACGTCGTCGCCGTCCTTCCAGTTCACCGGCGTCGACACGCTGTAGCCGGCGGTGAGCTGGAGCGAGTCGATGACCCGCAGGATCTCGTCGAAGTTCCGACCGGTGCTCGCCGGGTAGGTGATGATGAGCTTCACCTTCTTGTCGGGCCCGACGATGAACACGGAACGCACGGTGAGCGTGTCGTTCGCGTTCGGGTGGATCATGTCGTAGAGGTCGGCGACCTTGTGCTCGGGGTCGGCGATCAGCGGGAAGTTGAGCTTCGCGCCCTGCGTCTCTTCGATGTCGCCGGCCCAGCTCTTGTGCGAGTCGAGCGGGTCCACGCTCAGGCCGACGACCTTCGTGTTCCGCTTCTCGAACTCCGGCTTGAGCTTCGCCACCATGCCGAGCTCGGTCGTGCAGACCGGCGTGAAGTCCTTCGGGTGCGAGAACAGCACGCCCCAGCCGCTGCCGAGGTACTCGTGGAACTTGATCGTGCCTTCGGTGGTCTCGGCCGTGAAGTCCGGGGCCTCGTCGCCCAGTTGCAATGCCATGAGACAGACCTCTTTCGCTGTGAGTTCGGGTCCGTTCCGGACGTGGCGCGCACATTAGACGGGCGCATCACGAAAAGCGACCCGGGGAGTCGGGATTACGACCGGCAACCGCGAGGCCGTCGATACGATTCCCGCGGTGCCGAGTCGACTGCGTCGTCTGACCGTCGACATCGAGCCGCTCCGCATCTCGCGCGACTTCCGGTTGCTCTGGTTCGGCGAGCTCATCTCGCAGACCGGCAGTCAGGTGACGACGGTCGCGCTCTTCGTGCAGGTCGACCGGATCACGCATTCCGCCGCCGCGGTCGGGCTCATCGGGCTCGCGCAACTCCTGCCGATGATCGTCGCGTCGGTGCTCATCGGACCCGTGATCGACCGGCGCGATCGAAAACGGGTGCTCGTGGTCGCGCAGTTCGGCCTCGCGCTCTCGTCGGTGATCCTGCTCGTCGCCGCGTTCGGGCACGATCCCGCGCTGTGGGTGCTCTACAGCGCGGCGGCGCTCAATGGCGGTCTCGTCGCGGTCGCGATGCCGACGCGCTCCGCGATGACACCCGCGCTCGTGCCCTTCGACATGCTCGCGACCGCGGCCGCGGTGAACCAGGTGATGTGGAACGTCGCCGCGATCGCGGGGCCCGCGCTCGGTGGTCTGATCGTCGCGCAGTTCGGCCTGACCTGGGCCTACGGCTTCGACGTCGCGACCTACGGCTTCGCGATCGGCTTCGCGCTGTGCCTGCGACCCGCGCCACCGGAGCGGGCCGCGGCCGGCGAGCCCGAGGGTTGGGCCGCGATCAAGGAGGGTTTCGCGTACCTCAAGGGTCGCCGCGTCCTGCAGTC
This window harbors:
- the ftsE gene encoding cell division ATP-binding protein FtsE, which produces MIRFENVSKVYKADVVAVRDISVEVNKGEFVFLVGPSGSGKSTLLKLLLRDEFASTGRILVAGRDISRLGSWRMPQLRRNIGCVFQDFKLLPNKTVYENVAFALEVIGRPRSVVRTQVPQILDLVGLAKKSHSFPGELSGGEQQRVSIARAFVNRPLILLADEPTGNLDPATTVGIMRLLDRINRTGTTVVMATHDQRIVDAMRRRVIELDHGMLVRDQARGVYGVGT
- the ftsX gene encoding permease-like cell division protein FtsX, with the protein product MSRLKYFVRETLVSLRRNVMMTIAGIMTVFISLMLFGGILVVVRAVDHGTSTWRHNVELEVWMNVKSTQPEIDAIQADLKADPQVKSTHFVSHEEAWKIFKQIEHDNKTLLESVGPNDLPVSFLVVPTDAKFTAQVASRFIGRNGVHDVTTADKQVKALLNGIRIVRDLFFAMAAVLLAASVFLIVNTIRLATYARRREIEVMKLVGASNWFVRVPFLAEGFVQGAIGAGLAFGGVYLLESWLGGVLSRSRNLFSTFYLTSTDALSIGIIVLVIGIAIGTIGSMIGIRRFLEA
- a CDS encoding peroxiredoxin translates to MALQLGDEAPDFTAETTEGTIKFHEYLGSGWGVLFSHPKDFTPVCTTELGMVAKLKPEFEKRNTKVVGLSVDPLDSHKSWAGDIEETQGAKLNFPLIADPEHKVADLYDMIHPNANDTLTVRSVFIVGPDKKVKLIITYPASTGRNFDEILRVIDSLQLTAGYSVSTPVNWKDGDDVIIAGTVSDEDAKTKFPKGWKALKPYLRVTPQPNK
- a CDS encoding MFS transporter, whose product is MPSRLRRLTVDIEPLRISRDFRLLWFGELISQTGSQVTTVALFVQVDRITHSAAAVGLIGLAQLLPMIVASVLIGPVIDRRDRKRVLVVAQFGLALSSVILLVAAFGHDPALWVLYSAAALNGGLVAVAMPTRSAMTPALVPFDMLATAAAVNQVMWNVAAIAGPALGGLIVAQFGLTWAYGFDVATYGFAIGFALCLRPAPPERAAAGEPEGWAAIKEGFAYLKGRRVLQSMFTVDLVAMIFGMPRALFPRLAVVQFHRGPEVVGLLFSALSFGALLGALTSGWVGTVRRPGRAILVAVTIWGLAVLGFGLAGRNLALAFGFLAIAGAADVISAVFRGSSQQIIIPDSLRGRLSALNILVVAGGARLGDFEAGMAGSLLTPFAAVVSGGLLCLFGVGVIAAAVPEFARWDKREPAPARATAVQLTGRRERD